In Rhodamnia argentea isolate NSW1041297 chromosome 4, ASM2092103v1, whole genome shotgun sequence, the following proteins share a genomic window:
- the LOC115753734 gene encoding protein TOPLESS-like, producing MVWLDMDGMPHLRAHQILIILQFLKENGYREAAHELERESGVYFDWRYFEQLMLDGKWNEAERYLSGFTHLNDNRFSTKIYLALRKQKYLEALDSNDVSKAVDILRSDLKAFGANRDLFEELTELLTLNNIWTNNKLAMFGHIQNVRSAVRWEIKNNIAVNPALRGKLNIPGFEPCRLGLIINQSVNWQHSQCAHPVPNPVIHTLLADHCCKPPESPISPTSGDSSASSQEVPMLISSSVRGPSRSTLIRASEPKVAVCLPHTTNIEGPARTCDLKTRRLDKAIIEVTSMDAHPALSQQPTSQILDDLPIKVIQTLQEELYPTDIDFHPIRHTYLLVGTGNGDIRLWEVGPGVKLFSADFEVWNMGACSTKFKEAMIGDSSISITRVIWSPDGLLFGAAHSRHLVQIYVFGEGNDVMPKLEIEAHDGRVNDLAFSATDKQRFVITCGDDATIKAWDVIDGVKMFTFEGHTAPVNSILPTTKSGIHFIFSTSVDGKIRGWLYDDFGARFDHDAPGSGCLVMAYSNDNSRLFSSGTNKDGESFLIELDEREGAIKRSYEGLEKRSLDIAHFHTAKSFLASGDEHVIKFWSMDNVKLLATVDAEGGLPAKPRIRINKEGSLLAVIADGNTIKILGPNNASQLLKTSESCSPIAPSVTSEAPMMDVEVHAAQSGSC from the exons ATGGTATGGCTCGATATGGACGGAATGCCTCATCTCAGGGCACACCAGATATTGATTATCTTACAGTTCTTAAAAGAGAACGGCTACAGAGAAGCAGCACATGA GCTGGAGCGAGAATCGGGTGTATATTTCGATTGGAGGTACTTTGAGCAGCTCATGCTTGATGGGAAGTGGAATGAGGCGGAAAGGTATCTTTCCGGTTTCACACACCTTAACGACAACAGATTCTCAACGAAGATCTATCTGGCACTGAGAAAACAAAAGTATCTTGAAGCTTTGGACAG CAATGACGTCTCAAAGGCAGTAGATATACTCAGGAGCGATCTAAAAGCTTTCGGGGCGAATAGGGACTTATTCGAGGAATTAACTGAACTTCTGACATTGAATAATATCTG GACAAACAACAAACTTGCCATGTTCGGACACATACAGAATGTGAGAAGCGCAGTGAGGTGGGAAATAAAGAATAATATTGCAGTAAATCCTGCTCTGCGCGGAAAACTTAATATTCCTGGATTCGAACCGTGTAGGTTGGGGCTTATTATAAATCAAAG CGTGAACTGGCAGCATTCCCAGTGTGCCCATCCAGTACCAAATCCTGTGATACATACGCTTTTGGCGGACCACTGCTGCAAACCTCCTGAAAGTCCGATTTCCCCAACATCAGGTGATTCTTCGGCG TCTTCACAAGAAGTTCCAATGCTGATTTCATCTTCCGTCAGAGGGCCTAGTCGATCCACATTAATTCGCGCTTCGGAGCCTAAGGTTGCAGTTTGTCTGCCTCATACTACTAACATAG AGGGCCCGGCACGTACTTGCGATTTGAAGACTAGAAGGCTTGATAAGGCAATCATAGAG GTAACATCAATGGACGCTCATCCTGCTCTAAGCCAGCAACCGACGTCACAGATCCTTGATGACCTGCCCATTAAAGTTATACAGACATTGCAGGAGGAATTGTACCCAACGGACATTGATTTTCACCCGATTCGGCATACATATCTTTTAG TTGGTACCGGAAATGGAGATATCAGGTTATGGGAAGTTGGTCCTGGAGTGAAACTATTTTCTGCCGACTTTGAGGTCTGGAATATGGGAGCGTGCTCTACGAAGTTCAAG GAAGCTATGATCGGAGATTCAAGTATTTCTATAACTCGTGTAATTTGGAGTCCGGATGGTTTATTGTTTG GCGCGGCGCATTCGAGACACTTGGTTCAGATATATGTTTTTGGCGAGGGCAATGATGTTATGCCGAAACTGGAG ATTGAAGCTCACGATGGCCGTGTGAACGATCTGGCATTTTCTGCCACCGATAAGCAGCGGTTTGTCATAACATGCGGCGATGACGCGACTATCAAG GCTTGGGATGTGATAGATGGAGTCAAAATGTTTACTTTTGAAGGTCATACAGCCCCTGTTAATTCTATCCTCCCAACTACGAAGTCGGGCATTCAT TTCATCTTCTCAACATCTGTGGATGGCAAGATAAGGGGATGGCTATACGATGATTTCGGGGCCAGATTCGATCACGATGCTCCTGGAAGTGGATGCCTGGTTATGGCTTATAGTAATGATAATAGCAG GCTTTTTTCTTCCGGGACGAACAAGGATGGAGAGTCGTTCCTCATTGAGTTGGACGAACGTGAAGGCGCCATAAAACGAAGCTATGAAGGGTTGGAGAAACGTTCCCTGGACATTGCACACTTCCATACAGCCAAAAGCTTTTTAGCGTCAGGTGACGAGCATGTGATCAAATTCTGGAGCATGGACAATGTCAAGCTTTTGGCAACTGTCGATGCAGAAGGCGGCTTGCCA GCGAAGCCTCGCATCCGCATCAACAAGGAGGGAAGTCTACTTGCTGTCATTGCAGATGGAAACACTATAAAGATCCTGGGCCCTAATAACGCTTCTCAATTGCTCAAAACAAGCGAAAGTTGCTCTCCTATTGCCCCTAGTGTTACTTCTGAAGCTCCGATGATG GATGTTGAGGTGCATGCGGCCCAAAGCGGCTCTTGTTGA